From the Halorhabdus utahensis DSM 12940 genome, one window contains:
- the aglG gene encoding glucosyl-dolichyl phosphate glucuronosyltransferase: MRVSVVICLHTLDRYDDFTEAVESVRAQTYDDVELVLVSDGSDGVFEQFRTDFGEDDDATLVKLAENRGLLEARNAGAEAASGEVVAFLDDDAIAAPDWIDRLVEAYEERDSLAVGGKMTPEWVAGKPDFLPAEFYWLVGVTHRGFGPGGDMDAAGEVRNTFGSNISFRRDVFLELDGFDTKIGGRQGDANLQGGETELCARLRESYGEGVWYVPDAEVDHKVFAYRTGLWWLLDRAFWQGYSKRAMEVLVEDDGGEEGDFLGLLLGRFVPARVSQLIRRPSVQRVTQLLTLALFTGVVGAGYLYGYTRY; this comes from the coding sequence ATGCGCGTCTCCGTCGTCATCTGTTTGCACACGCTCGACCGCTACGACGACTTCACGGAAGCGGTCGAGAGCGTCCGTGCCCAGACGTACGACGACGTCGAACTCGTCCTCGTCAGCGACGGTAGCGATGGGGTCTTCGAACAGTTCCGGACCGACTTCGGCGAGGACGACGACGCGACGCTCGTCAAACTTGCGGAGAATCGGGGGTTGCTCGAAGCTCGCAACGCCGGTGCCGAGGCAGCTTCGGGTGAGGTGGTTGCCTTTCTCGACGACGATGCGATCGCCGCGCCCGACTGGATCGATCGACTTGTCGAGGCCTACGAGGAGCGTGATTCGCTCGCGGTCGGGGGGAAGATGACGCCGGAGTGGGTGGCGGGCAAGCCTGACTTTCTGCCGGCGGAGTTCTACTGGCTCGTCGGCGTAACCCATCGCGGGTTCGGCCCCGGCGGCGATATGGATGCGGCTGGTGAAGTTCGGAACACGTTTGGGTCGAATATCTCCTTTCGGCGGGATGTGTTTCTGGAACTCGACGGGTTCGATACGAAGATTGGGGGGCGACAGGGCGACGCAAACCTCCAAGGGGGCGAGACAGAGCTATGTGCCCGGCTTCGCGAATCGTACGGCGAGGGCGTCTGGTACGTCCCCGACGCCGAGGTCGATCACAAGGTGTTCGCGTATCGGACCGGGCTGTGGTGGTTGCTCGACCGGGCGTTCTGGCAGGGGTATTCGAAACGGGCGATGGAAGTGCTGGTCGAGGACGACGGCGGCGAGGAGGGTGACTTCCTGGGACTGCTCCTTGGACGATTCGTTCCCGCTCGAGTCAGTCAGCTGATCCGGAGACCGTCTGTCCAGAGAGTTACCCAGCTCCTCACACTGGCCCTGTTCACCGGCGTCGTCGGGGCTGGTTACCTCTACGGATACACGCGATACTGA
- a CDS encoding sulfatase: protein MDKVLLVTIDSLRADHVGYHGYERDTTPVLDGYAADGSRFMNAFAHVGGTRFSFPSILTGVTPLMYGGHHSVSEEQTLVSEVFDDAGFRTGGYHSNLYISAEFGYDRGWDEFFDSAPDDSTTASFRRWAKTNLQNTPIYGLLQQAYDFIESSAGVNVGSYHAPAEDITDKGIEFVDSVGSDEPAFLWVHYMDVHHPFLPPAEYQQQFRDDVVSDRQSIKLRRKFIEEPDAVTDEELQTFIDLYDAEIRYNDAEIGRLLEHVESEWGEDYLLAFTADHGDHFLEHGYFGGARALDVKTHVPLFVNGWDDDAEYDDMVGLVDVPSTLVDAAGLDIPDTFHGHSLRSLVFDDEWPREDVIGGWFDGDGNHLCVRERDWKLIERPGDNADELYDLVSDPGEQRNVFGDHPDLTERLREKLDRHRQLVRSTEDESVERPDMNEDVKERLRRLGYKE, encoded by the coding sequence ATGGACAAGGTCCTCCTCGTCACTATCGATTCTCTCAGGGCCGATCACGTCGGCTATCACGGGTACGAACGGGATACGACACCAGTACTCGACGGGTATGCCGCCGACGGTAGTCGGTTCATGAACGCATTCGCACACGTGGGTGGCACTCGATTTTCCTTTCCGTCGATCCTGACCGGCGTGACGCCGCTGATGTACGGTGGCCACCACAGCGTTTCAGAGGAGCAAACACTGGTCTCGGAAGTGTTCGACGATGCCGGGTTTCGAACTGGCGGGTATCACTCCAATCTCTATATCTCGGCCGAATTCGGATACGATCGCGGCTGGGACGAGTTCTTCGATTCCGCGCCGGACGACTCGACGACAGCTTCGTTCCGCCGCTGGGCCAAGACCAATCTCCAGAACACTCCGATTTATGGTCTTCTACAGCAGGCGTACGACTTCATCGAGTCCTCGGCCGGTGTCAACGTCGGTTCCTATCACGCCCCCGCGGAGGATATCACCGATAAGGGAATCGAGTTCGTAGACTCGGTAGGATCAGACGAGCCCGCCTTTCTGTGGGTTCACTATATGGATGTCCACCATCCGTTTCTCCCTCCAGCGGAGTATCAACAACAATTCCGCGACGATGTCGTCAGTGACCGACAGTCCATCAAGTTACGCCGGAAGTTCATCGAGGAACCAGACGCTGTCACGGACGAGGAACTCCAGACGTTCATCGATCTCTACGACGCGGAGATTCGGTACAACGACGCCGAGATCGGTCGGCTCCTCGAGCACGTCGAGTCGGAGTGGGGCGAAGACTACCTACTGGCGTTTACGGCCGACCACGGCGATCACTTCCTCGAACACGGATATTTCGGCGGCGCACGAGCGCTGGACGTCAAAACACACGTTCCGCTGTTCGTCAATGGATGGGATGACGACGCCGAATACGACGACATGGTCGGGCTCGTCGATGTCCCATCTACACTCGTCGACGCTGCTGGACTCGACATTCCCGATACCTTCCACGGACATAGCCTCCGGTCGCTCGTTTTCGACGATGAATGGCCCCGTGAGGACGTAATCGGTGGCTGGTTCGACGGCGATGGAAACCACCTCTGTGTCCGTGAACGCGACTGGAAACTCATCGAACGACCCGGAGACAATGCCGACGAGTTGTACGATCTGGTTTCTGACCCCGGCGAACAACGGAACGTATTTGGCGACCATCCCGACCTGACCGAGCGTCTTCGGGAAAAACTCGACCGACACAGACAGCTCGTTCGCTCGACGGAAGACGAAAGCGTCGAGCGCCCGGATATGAACGAAGACGTCAAAGAACGCCTTCGACGCCTTGGTTACAAGGAATAA
- a CDS encoding glycosyltransferase family 4 protein, which translates to MSDSGVCVVTHPLSAAGENATRTLLDVLATLGPVALVTADLPGDSSIRDDREVIELTEKGAGESVLVAAVRFLLNQLRMCAAIRRRPEDVVLFFGATSYLIPIAFARLIGKTVLVEPRGDVPLTLRLNWEQRMPDHLAGILAGSVRLLERAGFAIAHRVVTYTPNMARELGLDPDSPRVYPHGARYVDTAAFKPEVPFEERDDVVGFVGRLDEEKGIRELVSVAKQLPGDVRFRFVGDGPLYEWVASELAEEIEDGSVELAGWVDHGDVPAELNRMKLLVMPSEPTEGLPTTILEALACGTPVYASPVSGVPDVVLEGETGFHIDSRDPDVLRSALESILLREDLVDISDRGRDLIVEEYRFEAACKRYRALLESVV; encoded by the coding sequence ATGTCCGACAGTGGTGTGTGCGTGGTCACGCATCCATTGAGTGCCGCCGGCGAGAACGCGACGCGGACGTTGCTGGACGTTCTCGCCACACTCGGGCCGGTGGCACTCGTCACTGCCGACCTCCCCGGGGATTCCTCGATCCGCGACGATCGTGAGGTGATCGAGCTGACTGAGAAGGGGGCCGGTGAGAGTGTGCTCGTTGCCGCGGTGCGGTTTCTGCTCAACCAGCTTCGGATGTGTGCGGCGATCCGTCGTCGTCCGGAAGATGTCGTGCTGTTCTTCGGCGCGACGTCGTATCTCATTCCAATCGCCTTCGCCCGCCTCATCGGGAAGACGGTTCTCGTCGAACCCCGCGGCGACGTTCCCTTGACCCTTCGGTTGAACTGGGAACAGCGCATGCCCGATCACCTCGCAGGGATCCTGGCCGGAAGCGTTCGACTGCTCGAGCGGGCGGGATTCGCCATCGCCCATCGAGTAGTCACGTATACCCCCAACATGGCCCGCGAGTTGGGGTTGGATCCCGACTCGCCCCGCGTCTATCCGCACGGTGCTCGATACGTCGATACGGCGGCGTTCAAGCCGGAGGTCCCCTTCGAGGAACGCGACGATGTCGTCGGGTTTGTGGGTCGTCTCGACGAGGAGAAGGGGATCCGCGAACTCGTCAGCGTTGCGAAACAGCTTCCCGGGGATGTGAGGTTCCGGTTCGTCGGGGATGGCCCGCTGTACGAGTGGGTCGCGTCCGAACTGGCAGAGGAAATCGAGGACGGCTCCGTCGAATTGGCCGGCTGGGTCGATCACGGGGACGTCCCCGCCGAGTTGAACCGGATGAAGCTGCTGGTGATGCCTTCCGAACCGACCGAAGGACTACCCACGACGATTCTCGAAGCGCTCGCCTGTGGAACCCCCGTGTACGCCTCGCCCGTTTCGGGAGTGCCGGACGTCGTCCTCGAGGGCGAAACCGGATTCCACATTGATTCGCGAGATCCGGACGTGCTTCGGAGTGCACTCGAGTCCATCCTGCTCCGGGAGGATCTCGTGGATATCAGCGACCGTGGACGGGACCTGATCGTGGAGGAATATCGCTTCGAGGCAGCCTGCAAGCGGTATCGAGCGCTTCTGGAGTCGGTCGTGTAG